The DNA sequence CGGTTGGTCACCAGGCCGATTAACAGCGGTACGGCGATCTCGCACGCCACGCGCAGCCCCAAGCCGATGGCGGGACGGCCCGGCTCGACACGGAAGAGCGTGCTCCAGAGCAGCCCCCGGGGCTGACGGGCCGTCACGTCGGCTGGAGGTTACAGCGCCGCCCGATGAGCCGCTGCTCATAGACTTTGGAGACGTGTTGCAGCGGCCTCCCACGGCGACGATCCCTGACGCCCCCGGCTCGTACCAGTTCAAGGACGTCGACGGCAGGGTCATCTACGTAGGCAAGGCTCACTCGATTCGCCACCGGCTGGCGAGCTACTTCCAGGACCCGGCCAACCTGTCGCCGCGCACGGCGCAGATGGTCCTCAGCGCCGAGAGCGTCGAGTGGATCCAGGTCCGCAACGACGTCGAGGCCCTGATGCTGGAGTACAACCTCATCAAGGCCCACCGGCCACGGTTCAACATCCGGCTCCGGGACGACAAGAGCTACCCCTTCCTCGCCGTCACGCTCGATGACGAGTGGCCCAGGCCGATGGTGATGCGGGGCCGCAAGCGAAAGGGCGTCCGTTACTTCGGGCCCTACGCCCACGCCTACGCCATCCGGGAGACCCTCGATCTGCTGCTGCGCTCGTTCCCGGTCAGGACGTGCTCGGACAACAAGCTGGCGCATCACCAGCGCCTCGGCCGCCCATGTCTCATGTACCACATCGAGAAGTGCACCGGTCCGTGCGTGGGCGAGATCGACAAGCCCGACTACGACCGGCTCGTGGGTGAGCTGGTCGACTTCCTCGCCGGCGACACCGAGACGATCGTGCATCGGCTCGAGGCCCAGATGGCAGAGGCCGCCGAGGGGCTGGAGTTCGAGCGGGCCGCCCGGCTCAGGGACCGGTTGACCTCGGTGCGCAAGGCCATCGAGAAGCAGCAGATGGTCACTGAGCGACCCGAGGACCTCGACGTCATCGGGGTGGCCGAGGACGAGCTCGAAGCGGCGGTGCAGGTGTTCCACGTGCGGCGCGGCCGGGTGGTGGGGCGGAAGGGCCTCATCGTGGACAAGGTCGAGGACCTCGATCGGCACCAGCTCATCGCCCACGTGCTGGAGCAGCTGTACGCCGAGGCGATCATGGACATCCCCCGCGAGGTCCTCGTCCCCGACGTGCCCGAGGACCTCGCCGTGTACGAGTCGTGGTTGGCGTCGCTGCGGGGGTCGAGGGTCGTCGTGCGCGTGCCCCAGCGTGGCGACAAGCGGGCCCTGCACGACACGGTGACCCGCAACGCGGGGGAGGAGTTCACTCGCCACCGCCTGCGGCGGGGCGCCGATCACAACAGCCGGGCCCGCGCCCTCAACGCGCTCCAGGAGGCCCTGGACCTGCCCGAGGCACCGCTGCGGATCGAGTGCTTCGACATGAGCCACATCCAGGGCAGCGACTACGTCGGCTCGATGGTCGTGATGGAGGACGGCATCCCCAAGACGAGCGACTACCGCCGCTTCAAGGTCGGCACGGTCGAAGGT is a window from the Acidimicrobiales bacterium genome containing:
- the uvrC gene encoding excinuclease ABC subunit UvrC; translation: MLQRPPTATIPDAPGSYQFKDVDGRVIYVGKAHSIRHRLASYFQDPANLSPRTAQMVLSAESVEWIQVRNDVEALMLEYNLIKAHRPRFNIRLRDDKSYPFLAVTLDDEWPRPMVMRGRKRKGVRYFGPYAHAYAIRETLDLLLRSFPVRTCSDNKLAHHQRLGRPCLMYHIEKCTGPCVGEIDKPDYDRLVGELVDFLAGDTETIVHRLEAQMAEAAEGLEFERAARLRDRLTSVRKAIEKQQMVTERPEDLDVIGVAEDELEAAVQVFHVRRGRVVGRKGLIVDKVEDLDRHQLIAHVLEQLYAEAIMDIPREVLVPDVPEDLAVYESWLASLRGSRVVVRVPQRGDKRALHDTVTRNAGEEFTRHRLRRGADHNSRARALNALQEALDLPEAPLRIECFDMSHIQGSDYVGSMVVMEDGIPKTSDYRRFKVGTVEGNDDYAAMEEVLTRRFTALLAEREEPLGERARRRRFAYPPQLLLLDGGKGQLQVGIRVLERLGLDDEIPVAALAKQFEELFVPGQADPIRIPRQSEALYLLQRVRDEAHRFAVSYHRKLRGRRMTRSVLDDIPGLGPTRKRRLVRELGGVRAVQVAPLETLLALPWLPDNVARAVHDKLHLPAGSTRRSDASVAAQ